A part of Kwoniella dejecticola CBS 10117 chromosome 5, complete sequence genomic DNA contains:
- a CDS encoding A/G-specific adenine glycosylase gives MRAESSRSASIISVKDSDGSDYQPVRENDSPPKRTSVKRKRAPVGKKLPAESKIRSKIANEVEDIEDSTGPFILRDHGMEYHSVAEIVERQEDLLSWFETCREKRGMPWRKRYDPRLSMEEKGQRAYEIWVSEVMLQQTQVATVIAYWRRWIEKWPTIADLAKADVEEVNAMWRGLGYYRRARSLLAGAKTVMSKAKYKGRLPDDPLILEKEIDGVGRYTAGAICSMAYGISTPIVDGNIHRLFTRLLAVHAPQTAPSTIKFLWGAAEQLVEKLPFDQNRQGITGDWNQALMELGSQVCKPVSPDCSACPLQSSCKAYAELSASPPQPLELPCALCSPVPSSTTVERISSISIFPMRKEKKASRAEEESVLLTEWKGGDGDRKWLFVKRPEKGLLAGLYEPPTTPVESSSTPKTCLETSISALSEIIDFSPAELLKQGQSRYISSIPHIFSHINMTYHIHHSTISDSSAVPPPLRETDRTVVWLSEDEVVHANIGTGVKKVWAEVYGSWGSFDEESPKVKKPKNGTTQARQKKSPLEEVKNGKIVKKIMMPSMPTRKVKSDEVHEE, from the exons ATGCGTGCAGAATCATCCCGCTCAGCCTCGATCATTTCCGTCAAAGACTCTGATGGAAGCGATTATCAGCCCGTCCGAGAGAATGATAGTCCGCCGAAAAGGACTTCGGTGAAGCGTAAACGAGCTCCAGTCGGGAAAAAATTGCCAGCAGAATCCAAAATCCGAAGCAAGATTGCGAATGAAGTGGAGGATATCGAGGACAGTACTGGACCGTTCATATTGCGGGACCATGGTATGGAGTATCATTCGGTAGCCGAGATTGtggaaaggcaagaagaccTTTTGAGCTGGTTCGAAACttgcag GGAGAAAAGAGGTATGCCGTGGAGGAAACGATATGATCCCAGATTGAGtatggaagagaaaggtcaaAGAGCCTACGAA ATTTGGG TCTCGGAAGTGATGCTCCAGCAGACTCAAGTAGCTACC GTCATAGCATATTGGAGGCGATGGATCGAAAAATGGCCTACGATAGCTGATCTAGCGAAAGCAGACGTAGAG GAGGTGAACGCAATGTGGC GCGGTCTGGGCTACTACAGACGTGCTCGGTCTCTGCTCGCGGGAGCGAAGACGGTGATGTCTAAGGCGAAGTATAAGGGAAGATTACCGGATGATCCCCTAATactggagaaggagatagaCGGTGTGGGAAGGTATACAGCTG GAGCTATTTGCTCAATGGCTTATGGAATAAGCACACCGATT GTTGATGGAAATATACATCGATTGTTTACCAGGCTCCTAGCGGTCCACGCACCGCAGACTGCTCCAAGTACGATCAAATTCCTCTGGGGGGCCGCTGAACAGCTAGTTGAAAAGCTGCCTTTCGATCAAAACAGACAGGGAATAACGGGTGACTGGAATCAAGCGTTGATGGAGCTAGGAAGTCAAGTTTGCAAACCCGTTTCACCGGATTGTTCCGCCTGCCCTTTGCAGTCGAGCTGCAAGGCTTATGCTGAA CTATCGGCATCGCCGCCTCAACCGCTGGAACTGCCATGCGCCCTTTGCTCTCCTGTACCTTCTTCGACCACAGTTGAGCGCATATCCAGcatttcgatctttccaatgcgaaaggagaagaaagcatcCAGGGCTGAGGAAGAGTCTGTATTGCTGACTGAGTGGAAAGGAGGTGACGGGGATCGGAAATGGTTGTTCGTCAAACGGCCTGAAAAAG GTCTTTTGGCTGGATTATATGAGCCGCCGACCACTCCTGTGGAGTCGTCCAGCACGCCAAAAACCTGCCTCGAGACTTCCATATCTGCATtatccgaaatcatcgattTTTCACCAGCAGAGTTGCTGAAGCAGGGGCAAAGTCGTTATATCTCATCGATACCCCACATCTTCTCGCATATCAACATGACCTATCATATCCATCATTCCACCATATCAGACTCCTCTGCTGTCCCGCCACCTTTGCGCGAGACAGATAGGACAGTCGTCTGGCtgagtgaggatgaggtcgTACATGCGAACATAGGTACTGGAGTGAAGAAAGTATGGGCGGAAGTGTATGGCTCCTGGGGCTCTTTCGACGAGGAGTCGCCCAAAGtgaagaaacccaagaaCGGTACTACCCAAGCCAGGCAGAAGAAATCACCCTTAGAAGAAGTGAAGAACGGGAAgatagtgaagaagatcatgatGCCCTCTATGCCTACACGGAAAGTAAAGTCTGACGAAGTGCACGAAGAATGA
- a CDS encoding protein translocase SEC61 complex gamma subunit, archaeal and eukaryotic has protein sequence MAEKLTEFAEIPQQFVKEGTQFVNRCTKPSKKEYIQLCRAIAVGFVVMGFIGYFVKLIHIPINNILVGGA, from the exons ATGGCCGAGAAATTAACAGAGTTCGCTGAGATACCTCAACAATTCGTCAAAGAAGGAAcacag TTCGTTAACAGGTGTACGAAGCCTTCGAAAAAGG AATACATCCAACTTTGTCGAGCTATCGCAGTCGGTTTCGTAGTCATGGGATTCATCGGGTACTTTGTTAAACTCATTCATATCCCTAT TAACAACATCTTAGT GGGAGGAGCATAA
- a CDS encoding glutamine-tRNA ligase, producing MPPKFDPKSPENASLISLFQGLGLAEKSATELVRQPKSGVAFKSLIDEFQLTEKKYDEKTASALVKLSASAGKLGPAEKGYIVKKIESGDIRSADQVAAAVKYAEANPAGTPINEDGFNRACGVGIDITAAQLPDLIKSYVSSLPSPPENWASLGAVLGGIRSGASDLKWANAGEVKTSLETLFTELFGTKESAQAAAKAQAASAAKSKPPPKPKATAPASEASSSTTHIIPTNIFKEGFLSDFHKPGENPQVNPKLKEQHLDFTKGLVYTRFPPEPNGYLHIGHVKAIMIDFGYAKFHGGRTYLRFDDTNPEAEEGRFFQSILETVRWLGFEPWKITYSSDNFQQLYEWAVELTRRGRAYVCTCSAEKMKEDRGMGKGHPVPCEHRDRPVEESLKQFERMKNGEYPEQGAALRMKMDLTSGNPYMWDMVAYRVKLAPHHRTGDKWKIYPTYDFTHCLCDSIENISHSLCTVEFIPARESYEWLCDALEVYKARQYEFARLNLQGTFLSKRKIAKLVTKKLVKDWDDPRLYTIIALRRRGIPPGALLSFVSELGVTTSESVTEIKRFEASIRSYLEESAPRLMMVLNPVKLVIDNVPNDYRVPVQVPLHPKVPAMGTVTTSFTKEVYIDAEDFRTEDSPDYFRLAPGKSVGLFKAPFPVSYISHSTDSTGKVTEIRCKLEDDGKIKKAKAYIQWVNVPDAIKIEEVRYFKPLFKSDPPPADFEADVDPDSLEVHKNAVIEPAFYELSKQAISDAREESEERLKKAKADSAPVDTEHKPIEGSEAAKHSEDEPVATAEQLVGMENIRFQGMRLAYFTVDRESKVASLEAGSKVEGKSEGDRIILNRIVSLKEDAGKSA from the exons ATGCCACCCAAGTTCGACCCCAAGTCACCGGAAAACGCTTCTCTGATATCGTTATTCCAAGGGTTGGGATTAGCCGAAAAATCAGCAACCGAATTGGTCAGACAACCTAAATCCGGAGTTGCCTTCAAATCGCTCATAGATGAATTCCAACTCACTGAAAAGAAGTACGATGAGAAGACTGCCAGTGCTCTCGTCAAGCTCTCCGCAAGTGCAGGGAAATTAGGACCGGCTGAGAAGGGTTATATAGTGAAGAAAATCGAGAGCGGGGATATCAGGTCTGCTGATCAAGTCGCTG CGGCTGTGAAATATGCCGAGGCAAATCCCGCTGGAACGCCCATTAATGAAGACGGTTTCAACAGAGCCTGCGGTGTCG GAATTGATATAACCGCTGCCCAATTACCTGACTTGATCAAATCATACgtctcatctcttccatcgcCACCCGAGAATTGGGCAAGCCTGGGAGCAGTATTAGGAGGAATCAGAAGCGGGGCGTCCGATttgaa ATGGGCTAATGCAGGAGAAGTCAAGACGTCTCTCGAGACGCTCTTCACAGAATTATTCGGTACCAAGGAATCGGCTCAAGCAGCAGCGAAGGCACAGGCGGCCTCAGCGGCGAAGTCCAAACCTCCACCCAAACCTAAAGCAACAGCGCCCGCATCAGAAGCATCCTCGTCTACTACTCACATCATCCCCACAAACATCTTCAAGGAAGGCTTCTTGAGTGATTTCCATAAACCCGGAGAGAACCCTCAGGTGAATCCTAAATTGAAGGAACAACATCTGGATTTCACAAAAGGTTTGGTGTATACACGGTTCCCGCCTGAACCGAACGGATATCTTCATATTG GCCATGTTAAAGCCATTATGATCGATTTTGGATATGCTAAATTCCATGGAGGACGAACGTATCTTAG ATTCGACGACACCAACccggaagctgaagaaggacgTTTCTTCCAATCTATATTGGAGACCGTCAGGTGGTTAGGATTTGAGCCTTGGAAGATAACTTATTCCAGCGATAACTTCCAGCAATTGTATGAATGGGCTGTCGAGTTGACAAGAAGGGGCAGAGCATATGTATGCACGTGTAGTG CcgaaaagatgaaggaggatagaGGGATGGGTAAAGGACACCCGGTCCCATGTGAACATCGTGATAGACCCGTCGAGGAGTCGTTGAAGCAGttcgagaggatgaagaatggagAATACCCAGAACAAGGTGCTGCTCTTCGTATGAAGATGGATCTGACAAGCGGTAACCCTTATATGTGGGATATGGTGGCATATCGAGTGAAATTGGCGCCACACCACAGGACGGGCGACAAGTGGA AGATTTACCCTACTTATGACTTCACCCACTGTCTCTGCGATAGTATAGAAAACATCTC TCACTCCCTCTGTACGGTCGAATTCATCCCCGCCCGAGAATCATATGAATGGCTTTGTGACGCCTTAGAAGTATACAAAGCCAGACAGTACGAATTTGCCCGTCTGAACCTGCAAGGCACCTTCTTGTCCAAACGAAAAATCGCCAAGTTAGTCACCAAGAAATTGGTCAAAGATTGGGATGATCCTCGACTCTacaccatcatcgccttgcGTAGAAGAGGTATACCGCCTGGAGCATTATTATCCTTCGTCTCGGAATTAGGAGTGACCACCTCGGAATCAGTTACCGAGATAAAACGATTCGAAGCCTCAATCCGATCATACCTGGAAGAATCCGCGCCTCGATTGATGATGGTCCTTAACCCCGTCAAATTGGTGATCGACAATGTTCCTAATGATTACCGAGTACCCGTTCAAGTCCCCTTACACCCCAAAGTCCCGGCGATGGGTACTGTCACCACGTCATTCACGAAAGAAGTTTATATCGATGCTGAGGATTTCCGTACGGAAGACTCGCCCGATTACTTCAGATTAGCACCTGGTAAATCCGTAGGATTATTCAAAGCTCCGTTCCCTGTATCGTATATCAGTCATTCTACCGATTCGACCGGAAAAGTGACGGAGATCAGATGTAAACTTGAAGATGACGGtaaaatcaagaaagccaaagcgtACATTCAATGGGTGAACGTACCTGACGCTATCAAGATTGAGGAGGTCCGATACTTCAAACCCTTGTTCAAATCTGATCCACCTCCAGCAGATTTCGAAGCGGACGTGGACCCGGATTCCCTCGAAGTTCACAAGAACGCAGTGATTGAACCTGCGTTCTACGAATTATCGAAGCAGGCTATTTCCGACGCGAGGGAAGAATCTGAAgagaggttgaagaaggccAAAGCAGATTCAGCACCTGTTGATACGGAACATAAACCGATAGAAGGGAGTGAAGCGGCCAAACATTCAGAAGATGAACCCGTTGCCACCGCGGAACAGTTGGTAGGAATGGAGAACATTAGATTCCAAGGAATGAGACTTGCATACTTCACTGTGGACAGAGAAAGTAAAGTTGCTTCGCTTGAAGCTGGGTCAAAGGTGGAAGGAAAGAGCGAGGGAGATAGGATTATCTTGAACAGGATCGTCTCGCTCAAGGAAGATGCTGGAAAGAGTGCTTAG
- a CDS encoding 5'/3'-nucleotidase SurE, translating to MPRLQTYRDRPVVLLTNDDGPPCASSPNIFSFCKLLQSRLGWDVRVVIPDTQKSWVGKAYAISDVISASYFYPLEPEGLTGEVTTRPRPLKEGETMEWVLLSGTPATCTNIALHNLYPGEIDLVVSGPNHGRNSSTAFALSSGTLGAALAGALSTPIPGPSSGAASLHIEHIPCIAVSYGVVTRPVTARVMELATDAAVDVCERLSEDWGYDEDHEKGRHLVQVYSVNIPLVEGDLEKDRRQTAWTNMWRNAYGRLFKATTLTQAEYDPGDNHNQQKSSSSSSPAENQPQNNQIPPSASTTSTAGPGASPTPAPNKTTPSSPRTEPASDGQLRFHFAPDMRPLLSPPLDSLPVGSDAWAFAKGYISVTPLRAQFAGLIEGGYGFGSEEKEGKVAGSLW from the exons ATGCCTCGGTTGCAGACCTACAGAGACCGACCTGTCGTCCTTTTAACT AACGACGATGGACCGCCTTGCGCTTCATCTCCGAATATCTTCTCATTCTGCAAACTGCTGCAGTCTCGTCTGGGATGGGATGTCAGGGTCGTGATTCCAGATACCCAGAAATCATG GGTCGGAAAAGCATACGCCATCAGCGATGTGATATCAGCAAGCTACTTTTACCCTCTCG AACCTGAGGGCTTGACTGGTGAGGTCACCACTAGGCCAAGACCGCTCAAAGAGGGGGAAACGATGGAGTGGGTTCTACTTTCAGGC ACACCGGCAACATGCACGAATATTGCACTGCATAATCTGTATCCAGGTGAAATAGACTTGGTCGTCTCGGGTCCGAATC ATGGTCGAAACTCCTCAACGGCATTTGCACTGTCATCTGGAACACTTGGTGCAGCACTAGCAGGTGCATTATCGACACCTATACCTGGACCTTCCTCAGGTGCAGCTTCACTCCACATCGAACATATACCATGTATAGCTGTATCCTATGGTGTCGTTACTCGACCGGTGACGGCCCGCGTAATGGAGTTGGCTACAGACGCTGCTGTCGACGTCTGCGAAAGGCTGTCCGAGGATTGGGGATACGATGAGGATCACGAGAAGGGCAGGCATCTAGTTCAGGTCTATTCGGTGAATATACCTTTGGTGGAGGGTGATCTGGAGAAAGATAGGAGGCAAACAGCTTGGACGAATATGTGGAGGAATGCTTATGGTCGGTTATTCAAAGCTACCACTCT GACACAAGCAGAGTATGACCCCGGTGATAATCATAATCAGCAaaaatcgtcatcgtcctcgtcacCTGCTGAAAATCAACCTCAGAACAATCAAATACCGCCTTCTGCGTCCACTACATCAACAGCTGGACCAGGTGCATCACCCACACCCGCGCCCAACAAAACCACTCCTTCATCGCCTAGAACTGAACCTGCCAGTGACGGACAATTGAGATTCCACTTCGCACCAGATATGAGACCGCTCTTATCGCCTCCGCTGGACAGTCTGCCGGTCGGATCGGACGCTTGGGCTTTCGCAAAAGGATACATAAGTGTGACACCACTCAGAGCTCAGTTCGCTGGACTGATagaaggtggatatgggtTTGGGagtgaggagaaggaaggcaaAGTAGCTGGTAGTCTATGGTAG